Proteins encoded together in one Anoxybacillus flavithermus window:
- a CDS encoding thioredoxin family protein — MPAVESNMFPLGEKAPSFELVNVINGQTVHLEDVKSDIATVIMFICNHCPFVKHVQEELVRLANDYQPKGVSFIAINSNDVEKYPDDSPEKMKEVAEQLGYPFPYLFDETQEVAKAYQAACTPDFYIFNGELQCVYRGQLDDSRPSNGIPVTGSSIRAALNALLSGEPVPKEQKPSIGCSIKWKEK; from the coding sequence ATGCCAGCTGTTGAATCAAATATGTTTCCATTAGGAGAAAAAGCTCCGTCGTTTGAGCTTGTTAACGTCATCAATGGCCAAACCGTTCATTTAGAAGATGTCAAGTCGGATATTGCAACAGTAATCATGTTCATTTGCAATCATTGCCCATTTGTGAAACATGTTCAAGAAGAACTTGTTCGTTTGGCTAATGATTATCAACCAAAGGGAGTTTCATTTATTGCGATTAATTCAAATGATGTAGAAAAATATCCAGACGATTCTCCAGAAAAAATGAAAGAAGTAGCCGAACAACTCGGATATCCGTTTCCATATTTATTTGATGAAACACAAGAAGTCGCAAAAGCATATCAAGCTGCATGTACGCCGGATTTTTATATATTTAATGGGGAACTACAATGCGTTTACCGCGGACAGCTTGACGATTCACGACCAAGCAATGGGATCCCGGTGACTGGATCTTCCATTCGAGCCGCTTTAAATGCATTACTATCAGGCGAACCTGTCCCGAAAGAACAAAAGCCGAGCATCGGTTGTAGTATCAAATGGAAAGAAAAATAA
- a CDS encoding cold-shock protein: MNTGKVKWFNAEKGFGFIETDGGTDVFVHFTAIQSTGFKTLEEGEKVTFDIVNGNRGPQAANVQKA; encoded by the coding sequence ATGAACACAGGTAAAGTAAAATGGTTTAATGCAGAAAAAGGTTTTGGATTCATTGAGACGGACGGAGGTACAGACGTATTCGTTCACTTCACAGCGATCCAAAGTACTGGATTCAAAACGTTGGAAGAAGGCGAAAAAGTAACATTTGACATCGTGAATGGCAATCGTGGGCCGCAAGCGGCAAACGTCCAAAAAGCATAA
- a CDS encoding DUF3656 domain-containing U32 family peptidase, with product MRQIELLAPAGDWDCLRAAVANGADAVYFGVDKYNARVRAKNFRMEELNDVMAYLHKYHVRGYVTFNILVFENELQEAKQLVEACINAGVDALIVQDLGLVKLIRDISPDFPIHGSTQMTVTSPEAVEFLKPYHLEVVVLGRENNLSHIQKIAEKTNVPLEVFVHGALCVSYSGQCLTSEMWGGRSANRGECAQACRLPYDLIVDGEQKEMGNVAYLLSPKDLAALDLVPELIEAGVNTFKIEGRLKSPEYVANVVSKYRKAIDEYLAGRYYTPSKEEIRELQQSFSRGFTHGFLKGTNNKQLVDGTFPKSRGVFLGTVKKVLKDGVLCDLQAPLKRGDGIVFDAGRPEEKEEGGRVYDLRKHGKKIEGEVEKGLVEIIPGRHDVNLTRIHVGDRIWKTSDQELDRRLRKTFETERPYQLFPVTVHVYGEAGKPLVSTWRDETTGNEVVVQSEQMLNVAQKRPLTLDFIKEQFGRLGGTIFELKDVDMHMNGDVILPVKELNQMRRKAVEQLIKKRQQPRLYIKQTVDLTSPYRQKQRTTTPALMALCRTMEQVEVACHTDVDMVYADFEFTTDYPKAVEIARSANKPIALATPRIHMPGENGILRGILKAEPDAILVRSLGAVQYYTSQSVQQQLIGDFSLNISNHLSARLFLERGLDRITPSYDLNIQQMIDLLEAAPTEHIEIVIHQHLPMFHTEHCVYCTFLSEGTDFTNCGRPCEKHRVSLRDRIGMLHPVRVDIGCRNTVYNAIEQSGAEYIPNFLSLGVRSYRVEFLEESPKKVEEVVNLYREALEGKRSGTSVWRTLKAINQLGVTRGQLIKK from the coding sequence GTGAGACAAATTGAATTATTGGCGCCAGCAGGAGATTGGGACTGTCTTCGTGCAGCTGTCGCAAACGGAGCAGATGCGGTTTATTTTGGTGTCGATAAATATAATGCGCGTGTACGGGCGAAAAATTTCCGTATGGAAGAGTTAAACGATGTCATGGCTTATTTGCATAAATACCATGTTCGCGGATATGTCACTTTTAATATTTTAGTGTTTGAAAATGAATTACAAGAAGCAAAACAGTTAGTTGAAGCATGTATAAATGCCGGGGTGGATGCGCTCATTGTACAAGATTTAGGTCTTGTTAAACTTATTCGAGACATATCACCCGACTTTCCGATTCACGGATCGACACAAATGACAGTTACATCGCCGGAAGCGGTTGAATTTTTAAAGCCTTATCACTTGGAAGTTGTTGTTCTCGGTCGGGAAAATAATTTATCTCATATTCAAAAAATTGCTGAGAAAACAAACGTGCCATTAGAAGTGTTCGTCCATGGGGCACTTTGCGTATCGTATTCCGGACAATGTTTAACGTCAGAAATGTGGGGAGGACGTTCGGCTAACCGCGGCGAGTGTGCACAAGCATGCCGTCTTCCATATGATTTAATCGTTGACGGCGAACAAAAAGAAATGGGAAACGTCGCTTACTTACTTTCTCCAAAAGATTTAGCAGCGCTTGATCTTGTTCCAGAACTTATCGAGGCTGGTGTAAATACGTTTAAAATTGAAGGGCGATTAAAATCACCAGAATATGTAGCTAACGTCGTGAGCAAATATCGAAAAGCAATTGATGAATATTTAGCAGGACGTTATTACACCCCTTCAAAAGAAGAAATACGTGAGCTACAACAAAGCTTTAGCCGTGGATTTACACATGGCTTTTTAAAAGGAACGAACAATAAGCAGCTCGTTGATGGAACTTTTCCGAAAAGCCGAGGTGTATTTCTAGGGACGGTCAAAAAAGTATTAAAAGATGGGGTGCTATGCGATCTACAAGCTCCATTAAAGCGCGGTGATGGAATTGTATTCGACGCAGGACGTCCAGAAGAAAAAGAAGAAGGCGGACGGGTATATGACTTGAGGAAACATGGTAAAAAAATCGAAGGTGAAGTGGAAAAAGGTCTTGTTGAAATAATCCCCGGCCGGCATGATGTCAATTTAACACGTATACATGTCGGAGATCGCATTTGGAAAACGAGTGACCAAGAGCTTGATCGCCGCCTGCGTAAAACATTTGAAACGGAGCGACCATATCAGTTGTTTCCGGTGACTGTACATGTATATGGCGAAGCAGGGAAGCCGCTTGTTTCAACGTGGCGTGACGAAACAACAGGGAATGAAGTCGTCGTTCAATCCGAACAAATGTTAAATGTTGCGCAAAAACGGCCATTAACGTTAGATTTTATAAAAGAACAGTTTGGCAGATTAGGTGGGACTATTTTTGAGCTAAAAGACGTTGATATGCATATGAATGGTGACGTCATTCTTCCGGTTAAAGAATTAAACCAAATGAGAAGAAAAGCGGTTGAACAGCTCATTAAGAAACGTCAACAACCACGGTTGTATATAAAACAAACAGTGGATTTGACATCCCCCTATCGACAAAAGCAACGAACTACAACCCCTGCCTTGATGGCTCTTTGCCGTACAATGGAGCAGGTAGAAGTCGCATGCCATACAGATGTAGACATGGTATATGCAGATTTTGAGTTTACAACCGACTATCCGAAAGCTGTCGAGATAGCACGGTCGGCAAATAAACCAATTGCCCTAGCTACCCCACGTATTCATATGCCTGGAGAAAATGGAATTTTGAGAGGGATTTTAAAGGCTGAACCAGACGCTATTTTAGTTCGTAGTTTAGGTGCAGTACAGTATTATACAAGTCAATCGGTGCAACAACAGCTAATTGGAGACTTTTCGCTTAACATTTCAAACCATCTATCTGCACGATTGTTTCTAGAGCGAGGACTCGATCGAATTACACCTTCATACGATTTAAACATTCAACAGATGATTGATTTACTTGAGGCGGCACCAACAGAACATATCGAAATTGTCATTCATCAACATTTACCAATGTTTCATACTGAACATTGTGTATATTGTACATTTTTAAGCGAAGGAACTGATTTTACAAACTGTGGACGACCATGTGAAAAGCATCGTGTCTCCTTGCGAGATCGTATCGGTATGCTTCATCCAGTTCGTGTCGATATCGGTTGCCGAAATACAGTGTACAACGCCATTGAACAATCTGGGGCAGAATATATTCCAAACTTTTTATCCCTTGGTGTTCGTTCATATCGTGTTGAGTTTTTGGAAGAGTCGCCGAAAAAAGTAGAAGAAGTTGTCAATTTATATCGTGAAGCGCTTGAGGGTAAACGAAGCGGTACGAGCGTATGGCGTACACTGAAAGCTATTAACCAACTTGGTGTAACACGCGGACAGCTAATCAAAAAATAA
- the glnA gene encoding type I glutamate--ammonia ligase, protein MSKLLVSEQTNTSTLEQIKEVIKQKHVELLHLQFVDIEGILKHVTVTAEQLDDVVEGKIMFDGSSIKGFSPINRSDLYLLPDLQTFAVLPWTVENGYAEARFLCSVVNPDGTLFEGDPRNVLKKTVERAKQKGYTISVGPELEFFLFETDENGNPTTKPQDSGGYFEPSPKDLGERVRLDIYRALKAMGFTVEASHHEVAEGQHEINFKYADALGAADNATTYKWVVKTIAKKYGLHATFMPKPIFGINGSGMHVNISLFKDGENAFFDPADDNQLSETAYQFIAGLLNNVKSFAAITNPLVNSYKRLVPGYEAPCYIAWSASNRSALIRIPAKRGLATRVELRCPDPSANPYLAFAVIAEAGLDGVEKELTCPAPIDEDIFHMTNERRKELRIENLPGSLGKAIEELENGTIGRHTLGDHVFNEYVAMKKNEWDSYRTAVHTWEIEHYQTKF, encoded by the coding sequence ATGAGTAAATTGCTTGTTTCTGAACAAACAAACACTTCGACACTTGAACAAATTAAAGAAGTGATAAAGCAAAAACATGTTGAACTATTACATTTGCAGTTTGTTGATATTGAAGGGATTTTAAAACATGTCACAGTTACAGCGGAGCAACTAGATGATGTAGTAGAAGGAAAAATAATGTTCGACGGATCATCGATTAAAGGATTCTCACCGATCAATCGTTCGGACTTATATTTACTCCCTGATTTACAAACATTCGCTGTATTGCCTTGGACAGTAGAGAATGGATACGCGGAGGCGCGTTTTCTCTGTTCTGTCGTCAATCCCGACGGAACATTATTCGAAGGAGACCCGCGTAACGTATTGAAAAAAACGGTGGAACGCGCAAAGCAAAAAGGATACACGATCTCCGTCGGTCCTGAGTTAGAGTTCTTCTTATTTGAAACGGATGAAAACGGAAACCCAACAACAAAACCACAAGATAGCGGTGGCTATTTTGAGCCATCTCCAAAAGATCTTGGAGAACGTGTCCGCTTAGATATTTATCGTGCGTTAAAAGCAATGGGATTTACAGTCGAGGCCTCACACCATGAAGTTGCTGAGGGTCAACATGAAATTAATTTCAAATATGCCGATGCGTTAGGTGCTGCTGACAACGCCACAACATACAAATGGGTTGTAAAAACGATTGCTAAAAAATACGGATTGCACGCTACGTTTATGCCAAAGCCGATTTTTGGTATTAACGGTTCAGGAATGCACGTAAATATTTCTTTATTTAAAGATGGAGAAAATGCGTTTTTTGATCCAGCCGATGACAATCAATTATCTGAAACGGCATATCAATTTATTGCTGGTTTATTGAATAACGTAAAAAGTTTCGCAGCCATTACGAATCCATTAGTCAACTCGTATAAACGTCTCGTCCCAGGATATGAAGCGCCTTGTTATATTGCGTGGTCGGCATCGAACCGCTCCGCATTAATTCGCATCCCTGCAAAACGAGGATTGGCAACACGCGTTGAGCTTCGTTGTCCAGATCCATCTGCCAATCCGTATTTAGCATTTGCAGTTATTGCTGAGGCAGGGCTTGATGGTGTAGAAAAAGAACTCACTTGTCCAGCACCAATCGACGAAGATATTTTCCATATGACGAATGAACGTCGTAAAGAGCTTCGTATTGAAAACCTTCCAGGTAGTTTAGGGAAAGCGATTGAAGAACTAGAAAATGGCACAATTGGCCGTCATACATTAGGAGATCACGTATTTAACGAATACGTAGCGATGAAAAAGAATGAATGGGATAGCTATCGGACAGCTGTTCATACTTGGGAAATTGAACATTATCAAACGAAGTTTTAA